In Ciconia boyciana chromosome 3, ASM3463844v1, whole genome shotgun sequence, a genomic segment contains:
- the POU3F2 gene encoding POU domain, class 3, transcription factor 2, which translates to MATAASNHYSLLASGSPMVHAEPPGGMQPGGGYRDAGALVQADYALQSNGHPLSHAHQWIAALSHGGPGGGGGGGGGGGGGGGGGEAPWSAGALGQPDIKPAVVQAGGRGDELPPPPQHPPPGRAPHLVHHGGGGGHHAAAAAAAAAAAWRAGGAAHLPPGMAAANGAQAGLLYSQPPGFTVNGMLGAAQPALHHHGLRDAHEEPPPGPPGPPHHGAEHPPPPHGPHPGAAGPAPAAAAAPPGPPPHHDPHSDEDTPTSDDLEQFAKQFKQRRIKLGFTQADVGLALGTLYGNVFSQTTICRFEALQLSFKNMCKLKPLLNKWLEEADSSSGSPTSIDKIAAQGRKRKKRTSIEVSVKGALESHFLKCPKPSAQEITSLADSLQLEKEVVRVWFCNRRQKEKRMTPPGGTLPGAEDVYGASRDTPPHHGVQTPVQ; encoded by the coding sequence ATGGCGACCGCAGCCTCCAACCACTACAGCCTGCTCGCCTCCGGCTCCCCCATGGTGCACGCCGAGCCGCCCGGCGGCATGCAGCCCGGCGGCGGCTACCGCGACGCCGGCGCCCTGGTGCAGGCGGACTACGCGCTGCAGAGCAACGGGCACCCGCTGAGCCACGCTCACCAGTGGATCGCGGCGCTGTCCcacggcggccccggcggcggcggcggcggcggcggcggcggcgggggcggcggcggcggcggcgaggcgcCCTGGTCGGCGGGCGCGCTGGGCCAGCCCGACATCAAGCCGGCGGTGGTgcaggcgggcgggcgcggcgacgagctgccgccgccgccgcagcacccgccgccggggcgggcgccgcACCTGGTGCAccacggcggcggcggcgggcaccacgcggcggcggcggcggcggcggcggcggcggcgtggcgggcgggcggcgcggcgcacCTGCCGCCCGGCATGGCCGCGGCCAACGGCGCGCAGGCGGGGCTGCTCTACTCCCAGCCGCCCGGCTTCACCGTCAACGGCATGCTGGGCGCCGCGCAGCCGGCGCTGCACCACCACGGCCTGCGCGACGCCCAcgaggagccgccgccggggccgcccgggccGCCGCACCACGGCGCCGAgcacccgccgccgccccacggcccccaccccggggcggccgggccggcgcccgccgccgccgccgcgccccccgggccgccgccgcacCACGACCCGCACTCGGACGAGGACACGCCGACCTCGGACGACCTGGAGCAGTTCGCCAAGCAGTTCAAGCAGCGGCGCATCAAACTGGGATTTACCCAAGCGGACGTGGGGCTGGCGCTGGGCACCCTCTACGGCAACGTCTTCTCGCAGACCACCATCTGCCGCTTCGAGGCCCTGCAGCTCAGCTTCAAGAACATGTGCAAGCTGAAGCCTTTGTTGAACAAGTGGTTGGAGGAGGCGGACTCCTCCTCGGGCAGCCCCACCAGCATAGACAAGATCGCGGCGCAGGGCCGCAAGCGGAAAAAGCGCACCTCCATCGAGGTGAGCGTCAAGGGCGCGCTGGAGAGCCACTTCCTCAAGTGCCCCAAGCCCTCCGCCCAGGAGATCACCTCGCTCGCGGACAGCCtacagctggagaaggaggtggTGAGAGTGTGGTTTTGTaacaggagacagaaagagaagcgCATGACTCCCCCGGGAGGGACGCTGCCGGGCGCCGAGGACGTGTACGGGGCCAGCAGGGACACGCCGCCGCACCACGGGGTGCAGACCCCCGTGCAGTGA